The sequence below is a genomic window from Peptococcaceae bacterium.
TCCCCGGTGTCCAGGAATACTCGGCCGCCGGATCGCTCCCGCGGGCAATAACCTTTTTCGCTCCTGTTTTAGGGTTGACCAGGACATATTCAATGCTGTTAAGCGCTGCATTAGCCACCGACTTGAGCTTCACTGCTCCTGTCAGCACTTGGTTGGGACCTACGGTCTGCAGGAGAAGCCGGGGAGTGTCCTTTACCTCAACCGTGACCGTGCCAGTGACATGGACATTTCCCGCCGTGTCCTTGACCCTGGCCGACAGTTCCCATGTCCCCGCCTGCTCCGGTCCCGGAAACCAGCTGCAGCCGGAGTAACCGTCAGCAGGTACCAGGGTCTCAACTTTTCCTGTCCTGGTGTTTTTCAAAACATACTCCGTCATGCTGACGGGATAATTCCGCCAGACCCACAGGGTGACCGGTTTCTCGACAACAGTGCCGGCAGCGACTCCCCGCAGCTCCTGTTTCCTGGCAACATTGACCGATACGGCAACCGGCTGGCTGGCATAGGCCTGTCCCAGGCCGTCGCTGGCTATGGTCCGGATTGTATAATTGCCGTTGTCCGTAAACTGGGGTGTCCACTGGTAGGCCCCTTCGGGGTCCGCTTCGGCGGTGACCGTTGCTTTACCCGTTTTCAGGTTCGTGATTTCATACTTCACGTATTCCGCCAGGAAATTCAGGTTGACCCGTAGAGCTGCGGCATCGGTAATCTCTTGTCCATTTGCGATCCCCGCCAGGGACACCTGCGGCGCCACCGCCATCTCCACGGGAATTGCGCTGCCGGCCAGGAAACGGCCTTCCTGGTCGTACAGCGAGACGGCCAGCACCTGCCGGCCGCACTGGGAAGCCTCTGGCAGCCAGCGATACGCAGCCGCCAGGTCGTTCCCCCGGGCAATCACTGCTCCCTTTCCCGTTTCAGGATCGAGAAGGAAAAACCTTATCTCGGCCGCACCGGCAGGGACAGCCCCCGAAAAAACCGCTTGCAGCTGCATGGCCCCGGTGATGGCCTGGCCCGGCTGGACGGAGGCGATGCCAACAGCAAAAGGCTGCCCGGCTTCGGGCGGCAAAACGGAGTCCACATAAACGGTCCTGCTTGTCCCGTCCCATTTTATCGCCACTCCCAGGGCGTTGCTGACCAATCTCAAGGGTACAAACGTGCGGTCCTGGATTATTTGGGGCGGCACGTCGCTCAGCCCGAAAGAAGCAGAACCTTCATAATAATCGACCAGCCGGTTGTCAATGCGCAGCAGCACTGAGCGGTTCCCTCTGATGATGACGACGTTCTTCTCCGCTTCGCGCCACTCAACTTTCGCGCCCAGCGATTCGGAAACAAGGCGCACGGGAACGAGCGTGCGGTCGTTTTTTATCACGGGCGGCGGGGAAGATTTAATTGTCTTCCCATCAATAACCAGTTTTATGTCGTCAGCGGCGATTCCCGGGAAATCCGCCCCGATCATAAAAACTAGCGCCAGCATTAAACCTGCGCCGATCTTTGAAAGACAAAAATTTTGATTAACCTGCATTGAAGAACATCTCCTCTAAGATTAATCATACCATGTTTACACGACATTTCTATTTATAACAGGACTTATGCAGTTCCAGGATAATATTCCCAGTTCCACAGCCTGAATTCT
It includes:
- a CDS encoding stalk domain-containing protein, coding for MQVNQNFCLSKIGAGLMLALVFMIGADFPGIAADDIKLVIDGKTIKSSPPPVIKNDRTLVPVRLVSESLGAKVEWREAEKNVVIIRGNRSVLLRIDNRLVDYYEGSASFGLSDVPPQIIQDRTFVPLRLVSNALGVAIKWDGTSRTVYVDSVLPPEAGQPFAVGIASVQPGQAITGAMQLQAVFSGAVPAGAAEIRFFLLDPETGKGAVIARGNDLAAAYRWLPEASQCGRQVLAVSLYDQEGRFLAGSAIPVEMAVAPQVSLAGIANGQEITDAAALRVNLNFLAEYVKYEITNLKTGKATVTAEADPEGAYQWTPQFTDNGNYTIRTIASDGLGQAYASQPVAVSVNVARKQELRGVAAGTVVEKPVTLWVWRNYPVSMTEYVLKNTRTGKVETLVPADGYSGCSWFPGPEQAGTWELSARVKDTAGNVHVTGTVTVEVKDTPRLLLQTVGPNQVLTGAVKLKSVANAALNSIEYVLVNPKTGAKKVIARGSDPAAEYSWTPGKNDAGNWNIQAVGTMASGGKVSSEAVPVRVYLGKIYEAKPLMEKSKFLDFVSGLAVKSREKTGMSAALQVAQAILETGWGQSTPVDKYTGKLSYNLFGIKGQGPAGSVISNTWEEYNGNTYRVDAEFRAYYKPEDSWDDHKKLLLNSSRYGPFRAVMNDSTLGAWALKRCGYATDSRYPLKLIDIIKRYNLNKLDEVVI